GGTCGTCCAGAGACAGCCGCATCTTAGCCTGACGGGCATCCTTTTCCATTTCACGGCGTTTTTCCGCCAGCTGGCGTGCTTCTTTTTCATTTTCAAGCACGATGAAGTCATCCCCTGCCACAGGGATATCGGATAAACCAGAAATTTCAACCGGAGTGGATGGACCGGCTTTCTTAATACGCTTGCCCTTATCATCAATCATGGTACGAACCTTACCGTAGGTCATACCTGATATGATGGAATCTCCGACATGCAGTGTGCCCTGCTGTACTAAAAGACTGGCAGTTGCACCCTTTCCTTTTTTAACCTGGGCTTCAATAACGCTTCCGCGAGCAGCACGCTTAGGATCTGCTGTTAATTCGCCCATTTCTGAAACCAGCAACACCATTTCGAGCAGTGTGTCAATATTTTCGCCCTTCTTGGCTGAAACCGGCACAGCGATAACATCGCCGCCCCATTCTTCGACCACCAGATTATGTTCTGTTAATTCCTGTTTAACACGCTCAGGATTGGCGCCTTCTTTATCAATTTTGTTAATCGCAACAATGATCGGGACGCCGGCTGCCTTAGCATGATTGATCGCTTCTACAGTCTGCGGCATTACACCATCATCAGCTGCTACCACCAAGATAGCGATATCGGTCATCTGCGCCCCTCTGGAACGCATGGCAGTAAAAGCCTCATGGCCTGGTGTATCAATAAAAGTGATTGACTCACCATTGATGGTAACAGTGTACGCACCGATATGCTGAGTAATCCCACCAGCTTCACCGGCTGTAACATTTGCTTTACGGATACGGTCTAGGAGGGAGGTCTTACCATGGTCAACGTGACCCATAACAGTAACAACCGGCGGACGTTTAACTTCGTTTCCGGTATCTTCTTCGTCATATTCTTCCAGAATTTTGGTGACGACATCCTCCATTTTAACAGCTTTAACTTCATAACCCAGCTCTGAGGCCACAATTTCGGCGGTTTCATAATCAATCTGCTGGTTAATGGTTGCCATAGTACCCGACATCATTAAGATCTTAATAATTTCAGTTGCGCCAACATCCAGAATTTCTGCCAGCTCTCCAACGCTTACCAGTTCAGGAATCTCAAAGACCTGATTTTTCATCTTTTCGGTCTTTTTTTCATCCTTCATCTTTTTATAAACGCTGCGGGCTGTTTTTCCTTTTTTGCTATGGTCTCTGACCTTAGCAGGCTGATTATTGTTATTATTATTTCTTTTCTGGTTTTTATTTTTGCGGTCTGGCTTGCTGTTATTAGGCACAGTCTGGCACTTGGCATTATTGGGACGGTTGTTATTATTGCTGCTGTTGTTCCCCTGTCCCCCGGCATTTCTTTTTTGCGGACTCTGGCCGTTATTCCCATTTTTCTGGCCATCTGCCGGGCGGCGGTTCTGGGATGCGTTGTTGTCCCTTTGCTGCGGCTTTCTTTCCTGCTGCTGTGGCTTCGACTGCTGTGGTTTGCGCTCCTGGTGCTGAGGCTTTGACTGCGGCTGTGCTTTAGGCTGTGGCTTGCTTTCCTGTTTGGGCTGCTGGGGCTTCTGGGCCTTTGCCTCCTGTTTTGGCGCTGCTGCTTTAGGTGCTGCTTTTGGCTGCACTTTAGTATCTTCACCCTTTTTGTATTCTTTTCTGAAATCAGTTACCTGTTGTTCTGTTAACACACTCATGTGATTTTTCACGGGAATATTATGTTTGTTTAAGATATCGACAAATTCCTTGCTTGGAACGTCGTACTCACTTGCTAATTGATAAACTCTTAACTTTGACATATAATTCCTCCCTTCAATTGTTTTTATTTGTTCATAGATCTCTCCATAGCTGTTATTTTCATCTGCCTTTATGGCCTATGACAGCTGTTCTTTTATTTTTTGACGCACTTCTTCGACGGTATCTTTGTCGATTGGCCGTTTAAAAGCTTTTTCAAGAATATTTTTACTCAGAAAAGCGTCCAGACATTTTGGGTCATCACAGATATAGGCGCCCCGTCCATTGGCTTTTCCCGTTGGATCATAGAATATTTCATTGTCTTTATTGCAGACAATACGCAATAAATTTTTCTTTTCAATTTTCGAATGACAAACCACGCAGGTTCTTACGGGCATTTTTTTCATTGCTTCCTCCTGCACACATTATAATATTATATCACAGAGATACCGGATAAATCTTTACTTATTCAAAAAAGTCATCCAGATCCTCTAATTCGTCCGTCATTACCAAGTCGTCCAGTACATTATCGAGGCTTTCGGCATTATCTTCATCAATCTGAATATCTAACACCTCATCCAATTCATTTTTCAGCTCATCCAGAATATCCTCCTCTTCTCCCGCGTTCGTATAATCCGCGTCAAAGTCTGGATTTTCTGCCAGCATACGTTCATAGTCACTTTTGCTCTTGATATCAATTTTCCATGATGCCAGTTTTGCCGCCAGCCGAACATTCTGGCCCTCTTTACCAATCGCCAGTGATAATTGAAAATCATCGACAACCGCAATAGCGGTTTTTTCGGTTTTATTTGGCAGAATCCGGTAAATCTTTGCAGGACTCAGGGCGTTGGACAGATATTCACGTACATCATCGCTGTATTTAATAATGTCAATCTTTTCACCGTTCAGCTCATTAATAATATTCTGAACACGGATTCCTTTTTGCCCAACACAGGCCCCAACCGGATCAACGGACGAATCATTGGCCTTAACGGCAATCTTGGTTCTTGAGCCTGCTTCTCTGGAAATAGACACAATATCCACAATGCCATCATAAATTTCCGGCACCTCGGTCTCAAAGAGACGTTTTACCAGCCCCGGATGCGTTCTGGACAATCTAAGCTGCGGCCCCTTGGTGGTCTTGCGCACCATGAGCAGGTAAACCTTCAAACGCTGTCCAGGGTAGTATTTTTCTCCGGGAACCTGTTCCATTGGTGGCATACAGCCTTCGCTGTTTCCAATATCCACGAACACATTGCCGCGTTCGATACGGTTGATGATCCCCGTCATTACTTCCTCCTGGCGTTCCAGGTATTCGTTATAAACCATATTGCGTTCAGCTTCCTTAATTCGCTGAACAATAAGCTGTTTTGCATTCTGAGCCGCTATACGTCCAAAATCTCTTGGAGTAATAACCTTACGGTAGACATCTCCCACCTCATAGGTTGGATCAATCTCACGCGCTTCCTCGAGGGATATCTGTGTTTCCAGATTTTCGACATCCTCGACAATATCACGCGTCGCATAAACGGTAATCTCTCCCGTATCGCGGTCGAGTTTTACGTCCACATCCTGGACATTGCCATAATTTTTTTTGTAGGCGGATTCGATGGACACCTCAATAGCGTCGATCAGTTCCTCCTTATCAATGTTCTTTTCTGCTTCTAAAGCATCAAGAGCTCTCATAAACTCTGCATTCATAACTATTCGCCTTCCTAAAATTCGATTTCCGGAGCAACCTTGGAAACAGCAGACATTTCCAGCTCCATCATTTCTTCAGAGTCAAGCTGTAGGGTCAGCGTTACACCATCGTAGCCTTTAAGGATACCGCTTAACTGTTTACTGCCATTTACCGGCGCGTAGAAACTGACCACAACGCGTTTATCCATATTGCGGACAAAATCTTTTTCCTTTTTTAAAGGACGGTCAATTCCCGGAGACGAAACCTCTAACAAATAGCTCTGCTCGATAGGGTCTTTTTCATCCATCAGGTCACTGAGCTTACGGC
The DNA window shown above is from Eubacterium limosum and carries:
- the rimP gene encoding ribosome maturation factor RimP, whose translation is MKKQSKESMLEELIAPVVEAEGYECVDVTFEKAGKDWVLTTYIDGPNGIGLDDCEAVSRKLSDLMDEKDPIEQSYLLEVSSPGIDRPLKKEKDFVRNMDKRVVVSFYAPVNGSKQLSGILKGYDGVTLTLQLDSEEMMELEMSAVSKVAPEIEF
- the rnpM gene encoding RNase P modulator RnpM; protein product: MKKMPVRTCVVCHSKIEKKNLLRIVCNKDNEIFYDPTGKANGRGAYICDDPKCLDAFLSKNILEKAFKRPIDKDTVEEVRQKIKEQLS
- the infB gene encoding translation initiation factor IF-2, which translates into the protein MSKLRVYQLASEYDVPSKEFVDILNKHNIPVKNHMSVLTEQQVTDFRKEYKKGEDTKVQPKAAPKAAAPKQEAKAQKPQQPKQESKPQPKAQPQSKPQHQERKPQQSKPQQQERKPQQRDNNASQNRRPADGQKNGNNGQSPQKRNAGGQGNNSSNNNNRPNNAKCQTVPNNSKPDRKNKNQKRNNNNNNQPAKVRDHSKKGKTARSVYKKMKDEKKTEKMKNQVFEIPELVSVGELAEILDVGATEIIKILMMSGTMATINQQIDYETAEIVASELGYEVKAVKMEDVVTKILEEYDEEDTGNEVKRPPVVTVMGHVDHGKTSLLDRIRKANVTAGEAGGITQHIGAYTVTINGESITFIDTPGHEAFTAMRSRGAQMTDIAILVVAADDGVMPQTVEAINHAKAAGVPIIVAINKIDKEGANPERVKQELTEHNLVVEEWGGDVIAVPVSAKKGENIDTLLEMVLLVSEMGELTADPKRAARGSVIEAQVKKGKGATASLLVQQGTLHVGDSIISGMTYGKVRTMIDDKGKRIKKAGPSTPVEISGLSDIPVAGDDFIVLENEKEARQLAEKRREMEKDARQAKMRLSLDDLFTKIQEGQIQDINIIIKADVQGSIEAIKQSLEKLNTDDVRINVIHGAVGAVNETDVMLASTSNAIIIGFNVRPDKNALAAAETEEVDIRLYRVIYDAIEDVKKAMEGMLAPEFVEKVTGNAEVREVFKIPNGSMIAGSYVTDGKISRNDEVRIIRDGIVVFEGEIASLRRFKDDVKEVASGYECGIGIDKYNDIKLGDVIETFVMEAVAREL
- the nusA gene encoding transcription termination factor NusA, encoding MNAEFMRALDALEAEKNIDKEELIDAIEVSIESAYKKNYGNVQDVDVKLDRDTGEITVYATRDIVEDVENLETQISLEEAREIDPTYEVGDVYRKVITPRDFGRIAAQNAKQLIVQRIKEAERNMVYNEYLERQEEVMTGIINRIERGNVFVDIGNSEGCMPPMEQVPGEKYYPGQRLKVYLLMVRKTTKGPQLRLSRTHPGLVKRLFETEVPEIYDGIVDIVSISREAGSRTKIAVKANDSSVDPVGACVGQKGIRVQNIINELNGEKIDIIKYSDDVREYLSNALSPAKIYRILPNKTEKTAIAVVDDFQLSLAIGKEGQNVRLAAKLASWKIDIKSKSDYERMLAENPDFDADYTNAGEEEDILDELKNELDEVLDIQIDEDNAESLDNVLDDLVMTDELEDLDDFFE